The following proteins come from a genomic window of Candidatus Nealsonbacteria bacterium:
- the recA gene encoding recombinase RecA encodes MTKKPVSKIEKKDIQETLDEITQKFGEGAIMRLKEVKAADIDVIPTGSLSLDLALGVGGIPRGRVIEIFGPEAGGKTTLALHILSEAQKKGGQAAFIDAEHALDPDYARKIGVNVDELLISQPDSGEQALQILETLVRSEAIDAVVVDSVADLTPKAEIAGEMGEFKIGLQARLMSQALRKLSGIVAKTNTVIIFLNQTRMKIGVVFGDPETTPGGLALKFYASVRINLRRIAQIKKGDEVVGGRHKAKIVKNKVAAPFKIAEFDIYYNEGISKSSDILNLALKKEIIKRVGNSFQYQDKKIGVGVEGAKDFLKENIDLAKEIKKDILKSYSNS; translated from the coding sequence ATGACAAAAAAACCGGTCTCAAAAATAGAGAAAAAAGACATCCAAGAAACCTTGGATGAAATAACCCAAAAATTCGGGGAAGGCGCTATCATGCGCTTGAAAGAAGTAAAAGCCGCTGACATTGATGTCATTCCGACGGGTTCTCTTTCTTTAGATTTAGCCTTAGGCGTGGGAGGAATTCCCAGGGGCCGGGTTATTGAAATTTTTGGTCCGGAAGCCGGCGGGAAAACCACTTTAGCTCTTCATATTTTGTCTGAAGCTCAAAAAAAAGGAGGCCAAGCCGCTTTTATTGACGCTGAACATGCCTTAGACCCGGATTATGCCCGTAAAATCGGAGTAAATGTGGACGAGCTTTTAATATCCCAGCCTGATTCCGGCGAACAGGCGCTTCAAATTTTAGAAACCCTGGTCAGGTCGGAAGCGATTGATGCGGTAGTGGTGGATTCAGTAGCGGATTTAACTCCTAAAGCAGAAATAGCCGGCGAAATGGGTGAGTTTAAAATAGGGCTTCAGGCTAGATTAATGAGCCAGGCTTTAAGAAAGTTATCCGGCATTGTCGCTAAAACTAATACCGTAATTATATTTTTAAATCAAACTCGAATGAAAATCGGCGTTGTTTTCGGAGACCCCGAAACCACTCCCGGAGGGTTGGCTTTAAAGTTTTACGCTTCTGTAAGAATTAATCTGAGAAGAATAGCTCAGATTAAAAAAGGAGACGAAGTTGTCGGCGGCCGGCACAAAGCCAAGATAGTAAAAAACAAGGTAGCCGCTCCATTTAAAATCGCTGAATTTGATATTTATTACAACGAAGGCATTTCCAAATCTTCCGATATTTTGAATTTAGCTTTAAAAAAAGAAATTATAAAAAGAGTGGGAAACTCTTTTCAATATCAAGATAAAAAAATAGGAGTAGGCGTGGAAGGAGCCAAGGATTTTTTGAAGGAAAATATTGACTTGGCAAAAGAAATAAAAAAAGACATTTTAAAAAGTTATAGCAATTCCTAA
- a CDS encoding 30S ribosomal protein S6, with translation MKYYELTYLASPELSEVEVKELQQKINVSVQNKGGILDFSSEPFRINLKYPIKKNNEAYLITLIFSLKQEDIQQLDKEIKTEEKIIRFLLFSKIKAKEPEIEIKETPMEKGIVEPSVTKKTEKKVELKDIEKKLEEILE, from the coding sequence ATGAAATATTACGAATTAACTTATTTAGCTTCTCCGGAACTTTCCGAAGTAGAGGTTAAAGAACTTCAGCAAAAGATCAACGTTTCCGTTCAAAATAAGGGAGGAATTTTAGATTTTTCTTCGGAGCCCTTCAGGATTAACTTAAAATACCCGATAAAGAAAAATAACGAGGCTTATTTGATTACTTTAATTTTTAGCTTAAAACAGGAAGATATTCAGCAGTTGGACAAAGAAATAAAAACAGAGGAAAAAATTATTCGATTTTTATTATTCTCAAAAATAAAAGCAAAAGAACCTGAAATTGAAATTAAAGAAACGCCAATGGAAAAAGGTATTGTTGAACCTAGTGTAACCAAAAAAACGGAAAAAAAGGTCGAGTTAAAGGATATTGAAAAAAAATTAGAAGAAATTTTAGAATAA
- a CDS encoding ABC transporter substrate-binding protein, with translation MSQNSFLKNFKFSWFGFSQWKKLYSLLSKTEKNIVFLFSILALGSFVFLSANFYLKNTEIKPAVNGSFVEGIVGQPSFINPLYSEASDVDRDLTEILFSGLMKYDKDGKIGKDLADNVKIKEGGKIYEFSIKNDVLWSDGKKLTVDDIIFTIQAIQSSDYKSPLRAEWLGIEIERISDYEIRFILKKPSFVFLENTTLKIIPKHIWEKIPIANVYSSPYNLEPIGSGPYKFKSSEKDKSGSIINFIVERNPDYYEKGPFVSEINFKFFKTEEELMTAVEKGEITGFSIISPENYQDFYVKYFNVNKIVLPRYFAAFFNIAKSKILEDKEVRKALNLGTDKEEILKETLAGNGKIIDSPLMPEIYGFSAPSKIYEFNIEKAKETLEKAGFKDENNDGFREKTIEKIPAFRFSSVLNTGSQGLEVQELQKCLAKYAEEVLKPSGLTSGTGKVGKATMDKLNQVCFPSPKETLSLGFTLVTVDQPQLVKVANLLKNQWEKIGVKLEIKTTDIATLERDYIKTRDYEILLFGEVLGSIPDPFPFWHSSQKKDPGLNLSSYENKKADEFLEKGRESTSSEEQKKNYEQFQDVLIEDAPAIFIYTPDYFYLIKKDTIQGMETKVITDPSQRFSGIENWYISTKRTWKSQ, from the coding sequence ATGAGTCAAAATTCATTTCTCAAAAATTTTAAATTTTCTTGGTTTGGTTTTTCTCAATGGAAAAAGCTTTATAGCTTGCTTTCCAAAACCGAAAAGAACATTGTTTTTTTATTTTCAATTTTAGCTTTGGGTTCTTTTGTTTTTTTAAGCGCAAATTTTTATCTCAAAAACACTGAAATTAAACCGGCCGTCAACGGCTCTTTTGTCGAAGGAATAGTGGGCCAGCCGAGTTTCATCAACCCCTTGTATTCGGAGGCTTCTGATGTTGACCGAGATTTGACGGAAATATTGTTTTCCGGGCTGATGAAATATGATAAAGATGGAAAAATCGGAAAAGACTTGGCTGACAACGTAAAAATAAAAGAAGGGGGAAAAATTTATGAATTTTCAATAAAAAACGATGTTCTTTGGTCTGACGGCAAAAAATTAACGGTTGACGATATAATATTCACGATTCAAGCCATCCAAAGCTCCGACTATAAAAGCCCGTTAAGGGCGGAATGGCTGGGAATAGAAATAGAAAGAATCTCCGATTATGAAATCAGATTCATTCTAAAAAAACCTTCTTTTGTTTTTTTAGAAAACACCACTTTAAAAATAATCCCGAAACACATTTGGGAAAAAATACCGATTGCCAACGTCTATTCAAGCCCATATAATTTAGAGCCTATAGGTTCGGGACCTTATAAATTTAAAAGCTCGGAAAAAGATAAGTCAGGTTCGATAATTAATTTTATCGTGGAAAGAAACCCTGATTATTACGAAAAAGGACCCTTTGTCTCTGAAATTAATTTTAAGTTTTTTAAGACAGAAGAAGAATTAATGACAGCCGTAGAAAAAGGAGAAATCACCGGATTTTCAATAATTAGTCCTGAAAACTATCAAGATTTTTACGTTAAATATTTTAACGTAAACAAGATTGTTCTGCCCAGATACTTTGCCGCATTTTTTAATATAGCCAAATCAAAAATTTTGGAAGATAAAGAAGTAAGAAAAGCTTTAAACTTAGGAACCGATAAAGAAGAAATATTAAAAGAAACTTTGGCGGGCAACGGAAAAATAATTGACTCTCCTTTAATGCCTGAAATTTACGGCTTCTCCGCGCCTTCCAAGATTTACGAATTTAATATAGAAAAAGCCAAGGAAACGTTGGAAAAAGCCGGTTTTAAAGACGAAAACAATGACGGCTTCAGGGAAAAAACCATAGAAAAAATTCCGGCTTTCAGGTTCAGTTCGGTTTTAAACACGGGGAGCCAGGGATTGGAAGTCCAAGAACTGCAAAAATGTCTGGCTAAATACGCCGAAGAAGTGTTGAAACCGTCGGGATTAACTTCGGGAACCGGCAAGGTTGGAAAAGCAACGATGGACAAGCTAAATCAAGTGTGTTTTCCATCCCCTAAAGAAACCTTAAGCTTAGGGTTTACCTTAGTAACGGTTGACCAGCCCCAATTAGTCAAGGTTGCAAATCTTTTAAAAAACCAGTGGGAAAAAATAGGGGTCAAGCTGGAAATTAAAACCACTGACATCGCCACCTTAGAAAGAGATTATATTAAAACCAGGGATTATGAAATTTTATTATTCGGAGAGGTTTTAGGTTCAATTCCCGATCCCTTTCCTTTCTGGCATTCTTCTCAAAAAAAAGACCCAGGGTTGAACTTGTCCAGCTACGAAAATAAAAAAGCCGATGAATTTTTAGAGAAAGGCCGGGAAAGCACCAGCTCCGAAGAACAAAAGAAAAATTACGAACAGTTTCAAGACGTTCTGATAGAAGATGCTCCCGCTATTTTTATTTATACTCCCGATTATTTTTACTTAATAAAAAAAGATACGATTCAAGGGATGGAAACAAAAGTCATCACCGATCCGTCCCAAAGATTCTCAGGAATTGAAAATTGGTATATCAGCACCAAAAGAACTTGGAAATCTCAATAA
- the rpsR gene encoding 30S ribosomal protein S18, translated as MKTNCYFCQRNIREIDFKNVKLLERFISSWGKIKSKKRTWLCSTHQRKLAKVIKRARFLGLLSFTSKY; from the coding sequence ATGAAGACGAATTGTTATTTCTGCCAAAGAAACATCAGAGAAATTGATTTTAAAAATGTAAAATTACTGGAAAGATTTATTTCCAGCTGGGGTAAAATTAAGTCTAAAAAAAGGACGTGGCTTTGTTCAACCCATCAAAGAAAATTAGCTAAAGTTATAAAAAGAGCAAGATTTTTAGGTTTGCTGTCTTTCACCAGCAAGTATTAA
- the trpS gene encoding tryptophan--tRNA ligase → MRIVTGIRPLGKFHIGNYLNTVKQYKELQEKNECIFFIADLHGLTTPFDSKTYSREVFDKAIEILASGLNPEKCIIYLQSTIKEVTELAWILSTVTPLGDLQRMTQFKEKSKKHIQNINAGLLNYPILMAADILIYQADLVPVGKDQEQHVELARTIARRFNKTFGQIFKEPEALILKSSAKIMSLQEPGKKMSKSDGPQTQINIFDEPEILKKKIMSAVTDTGKTIKYSPDAKPGISNLLTIYSLVSEKSIKETENKFKKKGYADFKKSLAELLIEKWEPMRRKRKELLAREDYMKEILDQGAKKARVLTQSTIEEVRKKTGLVQ, encoded by the coding sequence ATGAGGATTGTAACCGGCATTCGGCCTTTAGGCAAATTTCATATAGGAAATTATTTGAATACCGTGAAACAATATAAAGAACTTCAGGAAAAAAATGAATGTATTTTTTTTATTGCCGATTTGCACGGCCTCACTACCCCATTTGATTCAAAAACATATTCAAGGGAAGTTTTTGATAAGGCCATTGAAATTCTAGCGTCCGGCTTAAATCCCGAAAAATGCATCATTTACCTCCAGTCAACGATAAAGGAGGTGACGGAATTGGCTTGGATATTGAGCACGGTAACTCCTTTGGGAGATTTGCAAAGAATGACTCAATTTAAAGAAAAATCAAAAAAACACATTCAAAATATAAACGCCGGACTTTTGAACTATCCCATCTTGATGGCGGCTGATATTTTGATTTATCAGGCTGATTTGGTGCCAGTTGGAAAAGACCAGGAACAGCATGTGGAATTGGCCAGAACCATTGCCAGAAGGTTCAATAAAACCTTCGGCCAAATCTTCAAAGAACCTGAAGCCCTAATTTTAAAATCCTCGGCTAAAATCATGTCCTTACAGGAACCCGGGAAGAAAATGTCAAAAAGCGACGGGCCTCAAACCCAAATTAATATTTTTGACGAACCTGAAATTTTAAAGAAAAAAATAATGTCGGCAGTAACAGACACCGGTAAAACAATCAAATACTCACCCGATGCTAAACCCGGCATCTCCAATCTTTTAACCATCTATTCATTGGTTAGTGAAAAATCAATAAAAGAAACAGAGAATAAATTCAAAAAGAAAGGCTATGCTGATTTTAAAAAATCGCTGGCCGAACTTTTAATTGAAAAATGGGAACCTATGCGCCGAAAAAGAAAAGAACTTCTAGCCAGAGAAGATTATATGAAAGAGATTTTAGACCAAGGAGCGAAAAAAGCTCGAGTTTTAACCCAATCAACGATTGAAGAAGTAAGAAAAAAAACCGGATTAGTTCAATAA
- a CDS encoding ribonuclease J has protein sequence MTTNLKKKDSNLRIIPLGGLGEVGRNMMVLEYKDEILIIDMGFRMPEENMPGIDYIIPNVSYLQGKQKNILGVVFTHGHYDHIGAVPYLIEKLGNPPLFASGLAKGIILKRQEDFPRSRLNITQVKNGSKIKLGQFKIEFFRQNHNIADNLGILIETPIGNIIDTSDFKFDKEPVNDLPTDFENLKRIGEKGILLLMSDSTGAEEPGHSLSEKQIFENLEDIFKKARGRIIAGTFGSLINRIQQVISLSEKYGRFVAVDGYTMRNNVELCKNLGYIKTKKGTLIKPEKIRNYLDSRVTLLCTGAQGEESAVLMRIANQEYRPLKLKKEDTVIFSSSVVPGNERTVQYMKDNIIRQKAKVFHYKMMDIHAGGHAQQEELEIMIKILKPRFFLPIHGQYSMLAAHAELAKESGIPEKNIVVAENGQIINLKQNQIFIEKKEVPSNYVMVDGLGVGDVGEIVLSDRQTLASGGMFVVIAVVDRKTGKIIGSPDIISRGFVYLRESKDLLKETRKKVVEIVNRAAFSGGAINWINIKEEIKNKVGSFLFQKTKRRPMVLPVVIEV, from the coding sequence ATGACAACTAATTTAAAGAAAAAAGATTCAAATTTAAGAATTATCCCTTTGGGCGGTTTGGGAGAAGTCGGCCGGAACATGATGGTTCTTGAATACAAAGATGAAATATTAATTATCGATATGGGATTTAGAATGCCCGAGGAAAACATGCCCGGCATTGATTATATTATTCCCAATGTTTCTTATTTGCAGGGAAAACAAAAAAATATTTTGGGAGTAGTTTTTACTCACGGACATTACGACCACATCGGAGCTGTCCCTTATTTAATAGAAAAATTAGGGAATCCCCCGCTTTTCGCTTCGGGATTAGCTAAAGGCATTATTCTGAAAAGACAGGAAGATTTTCCTCGCTCTCGATTAAATATAACTCAAGTTAAAAACGGTTCAAAAATCAAACTGGGCCAATTTAAAATTGAATTTTTCCGGCAGAACCACAATATTGCCGATAATTTGGGAATTTTAATCGAAACCCCGATCGGCAATATCATTGACACTTCAGATTTTAAATTTGACAAAGAACCGGTTAATGATTTACCGACTGACTTTGAAAATTTAAAAAGAATCGGTGAGAAGGGAATCTTGCTTTTAATGTCCGATTCTACCGGAGCCGAGGAACCGGGACATTCTCTTTCGGAAAAGCAAATTTTTGAAAATCTTGAAGACATCTTTAAAAAAGCCCGCGGCCGGATTATCGCCGGCACCTTTGGTTCTTTGATTAATCGAATCCAACAGGTAATATCTTTATCGGAAAAATACGGAAGATTTGTCGCGGTTGACGGCTATACAATGAGAAATAACGTGGAGCTTTGCAAAAACTTAGGTTACATCAAAACAAAAAAAGGAACCTTAATCAAACCGGAAAAAATCCGCAATTATCTCGACTCCAGGGTAACCCTGCTTTGCACGGGAGCCCAAGGTGAGGAATCGGCGGTTCTGATGCGGATTGCCAATCAAGAATACAGGCCCCTGAAACTGAAGAAAGAAGATACAGTAATTTTTTCCTCTTCTGTCGTTCCGGGAAATGAAAGAACGGTTCAGTATATGAAAGATAACATCATAAGACAAAAAGCCAAGGTTTTCCATTATAAAATGATGGATATCCACGCCGGAGGCCATGCCCAGCAAGAAGAATTGGAAATAATGATAAAAATTTTAAAACCGAGATTTTTTCTGCCGATTCACGGCCAATATTCAATGCTGGCTGCTCATGCCGAATTGGCCAAAGAATCGGGCATTCCCGAAAAAAATATAGTTGTGGCTGAAAACGGACAAATTATTAACTTAAAACAAAATCAAATTTTTATTGAGAAAAAAGAAGTGCCTTCAAACTACGTAATGGTTGACGGATTGGGAGTGGGAGACGTGGGAGAAATTGTCTTGAGCGACCGCCAAACTTTAGCTAGTGGCGGAATGTTCGTAGTCATTGCGGTCGTTGACAGAAAAACCGGCAAAATTATCGGCTCACCGGATATCATTTCCAGAGGTTTTGTTTACTTGAGAGAATCAAAGGACTTGTTAAAAGAAACCCGAAAAAAAGTGGTGGAAATCGTAAACCGGGCAGCTTTTTCCGGAGGAGCTATAAACTGGATTAACATAAAAGAGGAGATAAAAAATAAAGTCGGGTCCTTCCTTTTCCAAAAAACTAAGAGAAGACCCATGGTATTGCCCGTAGTAATAGAAGTTTAG
- a CDS encoding single-stranded DNA-binding protein, translating into MNLNKVFVIGRLTADPILKTTPSGQSVCNFSVATNRVWNDRNSGQKQNETQYHNIVLWRRLAEISSQYLTKGSLVLIEGRLQTRSWQDQSGKNNYRTEIIAERIQLGPRLGAKQMPNEPKETTEEIPIIEENDTPPPSTSEESLKQEIAESEEKNNEEDSEEIDIKDLPF; encoded by the coding sequence ATGAATTTAAATAAAGTTTTTGTAATAGGAAGATTAACGGCCGACCCGATTTTAAAAACAACTCCTTCGGGACAATCGGTTTGCAATTTTAGCGTCGCCACCAATAGGGTTTGGAACGACAGAAACAGCGGCCAAAAACAAAATGAAACTCAATACCATAATATAGTTTTGTGGAGGAGATTGGCGGAAATCAGCTCTCAATATTTAACAAAAGGTTCCTTGGTGTTGATTGAAGGCCGGCTCCAAACTAGAAGCTGGCAAGACCAATCGGGAAAAAATAATTATCGGACTGAAATTATAGCCGAAAGAATACAGTTGGGCCCGAGATTGGGAGCAAAACAAATGCCAAATGAACCCAAAGAAACAACCGAAGAAATTCCTATTATTGAAGAAAACGATACCCCTCCCCCTTCCACTTCCGAAGAGTCATTAAAACAAGAAATCGCAGAATCTGAGGAAAAAAATAATGAAGAAGATTCGGAAGAAATTGACATTAAAGATCTGCCTTTTTAA
- a CDS encoding inositol monophosphatase family protein yields MKINNFKKIAIEAAKEAGKMLMKNFNKATVIKYKDRQDVLTDADLRAEKIIINKIKSNFPDHNIISEEKGEENLKSEYTWIIDPLDGTKHYIRKIPIFCVSIALQKKEEIIVGVVFFPAMNNLFYAEKGKGAFLNDKKIHVSRIKNLANSFIYTELPNYKLSKKAFSRNHKKLEKLFKKTYRVRAWGSGPLGLCYVASGGFESYIALNDGAKLWDIAAGAIIVKEAGGKVTNINGNKFIKKTIHLIASNDKVHDKLLKLLI; encoded by the coding sequence ATGAAAATCAATAATTTTAAGAAAATTGCCATAGAAGCAGCAAAAGAAGCCGGAAAAATGTTAATGAAAAATTTTAACAAAGCTACGGTCATTAAATACAAAGACAGACAAGACGTTCTTACCGATGCGGACCTAAGGGCTGAAAAAATAATAATTAATAAGATTAAATCAAATTTTCCGGACCATAATATTATATCTGAAGAAAAAGGAGAAGAGAATTTAAAATCAGAATATACTTGGATTATTGATCCTCTTGACGGGACAAAGCATTATATAAGAAAAATTCCTATATTTTGTGTATCCATTGCCCTCCAAAAAAAAGAAGAGATAATTGTTGGGGTAGTTTTTTTTCCGGCAATGAACAATCTTTTTTATGCTGAAAAGGGTAAAGGGGCTTTTCTTAACGATAAAAAAATTCATGTTTCCCGAATAAAAAATCTCGCAAATTCTTTTATTTATACCGAACTGCCAAATTATAAATTATCAAAAAAAGCTTTTAGTAGAAATCATAAAAAATTAGAAAAATTATTTAAAAAAACCTATCGAGTTAGGGCTTGGGGAAGCGGTCCTTTGGGGCTTTGTTATGTTGCTTCGGGAGGATTTGAGTCTTATATAGCATTAAACGACGGTGCTAAATTATGGGATATTGCAGCGGGAGCCATCATAGTAAAAGAAGCCGGAGGAAAAGTTACAAATATAAATGGAAATAAGTTTATAAAAAAGACTATTCATTTGATAGCTTCAAACGATAAGGTACATGATAAATTATTAAAATTATTAATATAA